Proteins encoded together in one Streptomyces sp. NA04227 window:
- a CDS encoding GYD domain-containing protein, with the protein MQFMILARYSQEVVKGIILDPAGIAVRDQHAFKFYSALGGKIVNYWFTKDIEYNFAIVVDFPDAEAAHAAVLTGYSTGAFLEGKLIPLCTTEELVGTLTRAQEAAAIFYPPTETGGDEA; encoded by the coding sequence ATGCAGTTCATGATTCTCGCGCGTTACTCGCAGGAAGTCGTCAAGGGCATCATCCTGGACCCTGCCGGAATCGCCGTCCGCGACCAGCACGCGTTCAAGTTCTACAGCGCGCTCGGCGGCAAGATCGTGAACTACTGGTTCACCAAGGACATCGAGTACAACTTCGCGATCGTCGTCGACTTCCCGGACGCCGAGGCCGCCCACGCCGCCGTCCTGACCGGCTACTCCACCGGTGCCTTCCTGGAGGGCAAGCTCATTCCGCTGTGCACCACGGAGGAACTGGTCGGCACCCTGACCCGCGCGCAGGAAGCCGCCGCGATCTTCTACCCGCCGACCGAGACCGGCGGCGACGAGGCCTGA
- a CDS encoding putative leader peptide, with protein sequence MSTYENLAGRLHVDLRRTASALCA encoded by the coding sequence ATGAGCACGTACGAGAACCTTGCCGGGCGCCTGCACGTCGATCTGCGACGTACAGCCAGCGCCCTGTGTGCGTGA
- a CDS encoding ABC transporter substrate-binding protein, which yields MATTASTSNRRQFLSLLGVSALAVSCGPAIGASSGKSNTRTLRYQGWAGQVTLPELAADLGYLEDVKLDWVGNTTSGPQDIQSAATGQTDFGGAFNGAVVKLAANGAPVKAVISYYGADKYAYNGFYVLKDSPIRSARDLLGKKVGMNTLGAHSEAMLDIYLRRAGLSRSQSGEAERLVVPPVNTEQTLRQKQIDVAVLGGILRDKALETGGIRPLFTDYQLLGAFSAGTFLMTDRFLKQNPETARIFTTGVGKAIEWSRATPREEVVARMTEIVKKRRRNEDAAPLKYWQSYGVAERAGRITGKELRLWVDWLAERGDIKKGQVTLSDLYTNEFNDAAKDGGTKPSEAASPATESTPNSTTNPTSHSTSNSTPKSGS from the coding sequence ATGGCCACGACGGCATCGACATCGAACCGACGACAGTTCCTTTCCCTGCTCGGTGTTTCGGCGCTCGCGGTCAGTTGCGGCCCGGCGATCGGGGCCTCCTCCGGCAAGAGCAACACCAGGACGCTCCGGTACCAGGGCTGGGCGGGCCAGGTCACGCTGCCCGAACTGGCCGCGGACCTCGGCTACCTGGAGGACGTGAAGCTGGACTGGGTCGGCAACACGACCAGCGGGCCGCAGGACATCCAGTCCGCGGCCACCGGCCAGACCGACTTCGGCGGCGCGTTCAACGGCGCGGTCGTCAAACTGGCCGCGAACGGGGCACCGGTCAAGGCGGTCATCAGCTACTACGGCGCCGACAAGTACGCCTACAACGGCTTCTACGTCCTCAAGGACAGCCCCATCCGCTCGGCCCGGGACCTGCTCGGCAAGAAGGTCGGGATGAACACGCTGGGGGCCCACTCCGAGGCCATGCTCGACATCTATCTGCGGCGCGCCGGTCTGTCCCGGTCCCAGAGCGGTGAGGCCGAGCGGCTCGTGGTACCTCCGGTCAACACCGAGCAGACCCTGCGGCAGAAGCAGATCGACGTGGCCGTACTCGGCGGCATCCTGCGCGACAAGGCCCTGGAAACCGGCGGCATCCGGCCGCTGTTCACCGACTACCAACTCCTCGGCGCGTTCAGCGCGGGCACGTTCCTGATGACCGACCGCTTCCTGAAACAGAACCCCGAAACGGCCCGGATCTTCACCACCGGCGTCGGAAAGGCCATCGAGTGGTCCCGCGCCACCCCGCGCGAGGAGGTCGTCGCCCGGATGACGGAGATCGTCAAGAAGCGCCGCCGCAACGAGGACGCCGCACCACTCAAGTACTGGCAGTCCTACGGCGTCGCCGAAAGGGCGGGCCGGATCACCGGAAAGGAACTGCGGCTCTGGGTCGACTGGCTGGCCGAACGCGGCGACATCAAAAAGGGCCAGGTCACCCTGTCCGACCTCTACACCAACGAATTCAACGACGCGGCCAAGGACGGCGGCACCAAGCCGTCCGAAGCGGCCTCGCCCGCCACCGAGTCCACTCCGAACTCCACCACGAACCCCACCTCTCACTCCACCTCGAACTCCACCCCGAAGAGCGGGAGTTGA
- a CDS encoding ABC transporter ATP-binding protein: MPESTAPKIVFENVRKEFSVKDRRGGERNKAFTALEGIDLSIAPGEFVALVGPSGCGKSTLLDLLGGLTRPTEGRILLDGVPVTGPGLDRGIVFQQYALLPWRTARGNVEFGLEATGVPRRQRAARAREFLNLVGLSGFEDRHPHELSGGMRQRVAIARSLAYDPDVLLMDEPFAALDAQTRESLQDELVRIWQRTGKVVVFITHSIDEAVYLGQRVAVMTSRPGRIKEIVPVSFGSRTGTDDLRSSPEFARYRHQIWSLLHDEVARAQQLEKEEASV; this comes from the coding sequence GTGCCGGAATCCACCGCACCCAAGATCGTATTCGAGAACGTACGCAAGGAGTTCTCCGTAAAGGACCGCAGAGGCGGTGAGCGGAACAAGGCCTTCACCGCGCTCGAAGGAATCGATCTGTCGATAGCTCCCGGTGAGTTCGTCGCCCTGGTCGGTCCCAGCGGCTGCGGCAAGTCCACCCTGCTCGATCTCCTCGGCGGCCTCACCCGGCCCACCGAAGGACGCATCCTGCTCGACGGCGTACCCGTCACCGGGCCCGGCCTCGACCGGGGCATCGTCTTCCAGCAGTACGCGCTGCTGCCGTGGCGCACCGCGCGCGGCAACGTCGAGTTCGGCCTGGAGGCCACCGGCGTACCGCGCCGCCAACGCGCCGCCCGCGCAAGGGAGTTCCTGAACCTTGTCGGCCTGTCCGGATTCGAGGACCGGCACCCGCACGAACTCTCCGGCGGGATGCGGCAGCGCGTCGCCATCGCCCGCAGCCTCGCCTACGACCCCGATGTACTGCTGATGGACGAGCCGTTCGCCGCGCTGGACGCCCAGACCCGGGAGTCGCTGCAGGACGAACTGGTGCGTATCTGGCAGCGCACCGGCAAGGTCGTCGTGTTCATCACCCACAGCATCGACGAGGCCGTCTACCTGGGGCAGCGCGTCGCCGTGATGACGTCCAGGCCCGGCCGGATCAAGGAGATCGTGCCGGTCTCCTTCGGCTCGCGCACCGGCACGGACGACCTCCGCTCCAGTCCCGAGTTCGCGCGCTACCGGCACCAGATCTGGTCGCTCCTGCACGACGAGGTGGCCAGGGCCCAGCAGTTGGAGAAGGAGGAGGCATCCGTATGA
- a CDS encoding ABC transporter permease, with protein sequence MSPVTGTATENATAESTEAESTETTAVASAAESTQKTAAEATDSTAVNATDSTVDRAPGTTADNAPDKTIAETGAEEATAKERQLPARTPKFRPVLLRLARRLPYLLLTAALKSVAIVALLLLWETAPRLGLVDRTFLPPFSEVARAWWGLATDGQLADNARASLVRSGTGFGIAVAVAVPLGLLIGWYGPLAHLLGPLLEVFRNTAALALLPVFVLLLGIGETSKISIVVYACTWPILLNTISAVRTVDPTLLKLAKSMDLSTPRLFQKVILPASVPVMFTGIRLAGAVSILVLVAAEMIGAKAGLGYLINNSQYNFAIPQMYAGIITISAIGVAFNQFLVAVERRLSSWRVPTNA encoded by the coding sequence ATGAGTCCCGTAACCGGCACCGCGACCGAGAACGCCACGGCGGAGAGCACGGAGGCGGAGAGCACGGAGACGACTGCCGTCGCGAGCGCGGCGGAGAGCACGCAGAAAACCGCCGCCGAGGCCACGGACAGCACCGCGGTCAACGCCACGGACAGCACCGTGGACAGAGCCCCGGGCACGACCGCGGACAACGCCCCGGACAAGACCATCGCCGAGACCGGGGCCGAGGAAGCGACCGCAAAGGAACGTCAACTCCCCGCCCGCACGCCCAAGTTCCGCCCGGTGCTCCTCCGGTTGGCCCGGCGCCTCCCGTACCTGCTGCTGACCGCCGCGCTCAAATCCGTGGCGATCGTGGCGCTGCTGCTGTTGTGGGAGACCGCGCCGCGGCTCGGCCTGGTCGACCGGACGTTCCTGCCGCCGTTCAGCGAGGTCGCCCGCGCCTGGTGGGGGCTGGCGACCGACGGCCAGCTCGCGGACAACGCCCGTGCCAGCCTGGTGCGTTCGGGCACCGGATTCGGCATCGCGGTGGCCGTCGCCGTACCGCTCGGCCTGCTGATCGGCTGGTACGGGCCGCTCGCCCATCTGCTCGGACCTCTCCTGGAGGTCTTCCGCAACACCGCGGCACTGGCGCTGCTGCCCGTGTTCGTGCTGCTGCTCGGCATCGGCGAGACCTCGAAGATCTCCATCGTGGTGTACGCGTGCACCTGGCCGATCCTGCTGAACACCATCAGCGCGGTCCGCACGGTCGACCCGACCCTGCTGAAGCTGGCGAAGTCGATGGACCTGTCCACGCCCCGGCTGTTCCAGAAGGTCATCCTCCCGGCCTCGGTACCGGTGATGTTCACCGGCATCCGGCTGGCCGGAGCGGTGTCCATCCTGGTCCTTGTCGCCGCCGAGATGATCGGCGCGAAGGCGGGCCTCGGCTATCTGATCAACAACTCGCAGTACAACTTCGCGATTCCGCAGATGTACGCGGGCATCATCACGATCTCCGCCATCGGCGTGGCCTTCAACCAGTTCCTGGTGGCCGTGGAACGCCGACTCAGCTCCTGGCGCGTACCCACCAACGCGTGA
- a CDS encoding LLM class flavin-dependent oxidoreductase → MTATRPRQLHLNAFLMNAGHHDAAWRLPRTQPERVTDVRYFQELARTAERGLLDSVFLADGLALWGKVRHNALGGFEPLTLLSALATATEHVGLIATVSTTFNEPFHTARKFASLDHISGGRAGWNIVTSGTVNEARNFGQDEHLEHGLRYERAREFVEVATKLWDSWEDDAILLDRERGVYADTDKVREINHRGEYFGVQGPLNSPRSPQGHPLLVQAGSSEDGKEFAAQYAEAVFTAQQTLADGQSFYRDLKSRLANYGRAEDELLVLPGIAPVIGSTEAEARALEQELTDLQVPEYGLAQLSGMLGTDLTGLPLDGPLPELPEERDINGNKSRFALVTQLAREEGKDGQGGLTLRELIARLGAGRGHRVFAGTPEQIADQLEEWFTQGAADGFNIMPPHLPGGLEDFVDHVVPILQRRGLFRTEYTGRTLRDHYGLARPANRLAATATATATAPSSATPAIPAEIPAGSPAGSAVTATGQPV, encoded by the coding sequence ATGACCGCGACCAGACCCCGGCAACTGCACCTCAACGCGTTCCTGATGAACGCCGGACACCACGACGCCGCCTGGCGGCTGCCGCGTACCCAGCCCGAACGCGTCACGGACGTCCGCTACTTCCAGGAGCTGGCACGGACCGCCGAACGCGGCCTGCTGGACTCCGTCTTCCTGGCCGACGGCCTCGCCCTGTGGGGCAAGGTCAGGCACAACGCGCTCGGCGGCTTCGAACCGCTCACCCTGCTGTCCGCCCTGGCGACGGCCACCGAGCACGTCGGCCTGATAGCCACCGTCTCCACCACCTTCAACGAGCCCTTCCACACCGCCCGCAAGTTCGCCTCTCTCGACCACATCAGCGGCGGCCGGGCGGGCTGGAACATCGTCACCTCCGGCACCGTGAACGAGGCCCGCAACTTCGGGCAGGACGAACACCTGGAGCACGGGCTGCGCTACGAGCGGGCGCGGGAGTTCGTCGAGGTCGCCACCAAGCTCTGGGACAGCTGGGAGGACGACGCGATCCTGCTCGACCGTGAGCGCGGCGTCTACGCCGACACCGACAAGGTGCGGGAGATCAACCACCGCGGGGAGTACTTCGGGGTGCAGGGTCCCCTGAACTCACCGCGCAGCCCCCAGGGACACCCGCTCCTGGTCCAGGCCGGATCGTCGGAGGACGGCAAGGAGTTCGCGGCCCAGTACGCCGAGGCGGTCTTCACCGCTCAGCAGACCCTCGCCGACGGCCAGTCCTTCTACCGGGACCTCAAGTCACGGCTGGCCAACTACGGCCGCGCGGAAGACGAGTTGCTCGTCCTGCCCGGCATCGCCCCCGTGATCGGCTCCACCGAGGCCGAGGCCCGCGCCCTGGAGCAGGAACTCACCGACCTCCAGGTCCCCGAGTACGGGCTCGCCCAGTTGTCGGGGATGCTCGGCACCGATCTGACCGGCCTGCCGCTGGACGGGCCGCTCCCGGAACTGCCCGAGGAGCGGGACATCAACGGCAACAAGAGCCGCTTCGCACTCGTGACCCAGCTCGCCCGCGAGGAGGGCAAGGACGGCCAGGGCGGCCTCACGCTGCGCGAACTCATCGCCCGGCTCGGCGCGGGACGCGGTCACCGGGTGTTCGCCGGTACTCCCGAGCAGATCGCCGACCAGCTGGAGGAGTGGTTCACCCAGGGCGCCGCCGACGGCTTCAACATCATGCCGCCGCATCTGCCGGGCGGCCTGGAGGACTTCGTCGACCACGTCGTACCGATTCTCCAGCGACGCGGCCTCTTCCGCACCGAGTACACCGGCCGCACCCTGCGCGACCACTACGGCCTCGCCCGCCCCGCCAACCGCCTTGCCGCCACGGCCACGGCCACGGCCACGGCCCCATCCTCAGCCACCCCGGCAATCCCTGCCGAGATCCCCGCCGGGAGCCCCGCCGGTTCGGCCGTCACCGCGACAGGGCAGCCCGTATGA